Sequence from the Rickettsiales bacterium genome:
AAGAAAGAGGGGTCATGCCGGGCTGCGAATTAAGCTCAAGAATATAGAATTTACCACTACCGCCGGGTGTATCGTCATAGCGGAAATCGGAACGTGTAAGGCCACGGCAACCCAAGGATTTATGCGCAGTTTCGGCCATCGCCATGACTTCCTCAAAGCGTTCTTTGGGTAGCGGCGCAGGGCAGATATGAACGGAACCGCCCGCCGTGTATTTATGATCGTAATCATAAAAACCGCTGGATGTTGTTATTTCGGTCACACCCAGCGCTTTTCCGTCCAGAACCGCAACAGTGATTTCTCGTCCTGGCACATATTTTTCGACCATCACGACATCGCCATAGCTCCAGTTTTCTTCGCTGAAGAAGAAATTATCTTTGTCATGCAGGATTTTGACGCCGACGCTTGAGCCTTCGTTGAATGGTTTAACCACGTAAGGCCGCGCCATGACGTCCTTACCGAACAGCTCGTGTTTATGGGCGACCAGGCTTTCAGCGACATTCAATCCTGCAGCGGCAAAGAGTTTCTTGGCCATGGGCTTATCCATCGCCAGTGCAGAAGCCAGCACGCCGGAATGAGTATAGGGGAGTTTCATCAGCTCCAGCATGCCCTGTACACAGCCATCTTCACCCCAGCGCCCATGAAGCGCATTGAACACAGCATCCGGTTTCGTGGATTGAAGCTGCGCATAAACATCGTCTTTAGCGTCAATGGCC
This genomic interval carries:
- a CDS encoding D-alanine--D-alanine ligase; protein product: MNHIAVLLGGLSAEREVSLVSGKAIIKALEELGYKVTAIDAKDDVYAQLQSTKPDAVFNALHGRWGEDGCVQGMLELMKLPYTHSGVLASALAMDKPMAKKLFAAAGLNVAESLVAHKHELFGKDVMARPYVVKPFNEGSSVGVKILHDKDNFFFSEENWSYGDVVMVEKYVPGREITVAVLDGKALGVTEITTSSGFYDYDHKYTAGGSVHICPAPLPKERFEEVMAMAETAHKSLGCRGLTRSDFRYDDTPGGSGKFYILELNSQPGMTPLSLSPEIANYAGIGFNELVDRMIKGAKLGE